A part of Magnetospirillum sp. ME-1 genomic DNA contains:
- a CDS encoding sensor histidine kinase: protein MPLLDTSRRVVHSVERVRRIFTLGLAAVGFLWLFVIPAFEVWERYSRTRLEAEIRLGLVADQLSSFVAANLDVWEFESVRLPSVVAGALRGGTNPPSRLAFIDAGGAVNEFPVRGEVGRFNLRLEDTVTDGKLPVGRVVMEVPLDQALQPALLSGGIGLGSMALLLLLARMVGRKALDRSLAVIEEITGSLSRRVEELEDARAQLAAHSAHLKMATQDITHVALLTTHHLREPLRTILSYSQLLVRWHQGGAEGDEGAGYLDFLKSGVTRMQAQLKALSSYLGLRERALIPAKVSLEDALKVAGQRLDNAVELEWRALPEVTADAEMIADLFTELLAHAARHRHPDMKPMVSVGTRPLDGEWELRFADSGQPLPERDPERMFHLLVHAEGGAMRPGLAAARLMAFLLGGTLWAEEGENGRGAVLCLTLPARASGEAQDTEGAGSDTDTGPDMLSSTGG, encoded by the coding sequence ATGCCACTGCTCGACACCAGCAGAAGGGTCGTCCATTCCGTCGAGCGGGTGCGGCGGATATTCACGCTGGGCCTGGCGGCGGTGGGGTTTCTGTGGCTGTTCGTCATTCCCGCCTTCGAGGTGTGGGAGCGTTATAGCCGGACCCGGCTCGAGGCCGAAATCCGTCTCGGCCTGGTGGCGGATCAGCTTTCCTCCTTCGTCGCCGCCAATCTGGACGTCTGGGAATTCGAAAGCGTCCGCCTGCCCTCGGTGGTGGCCGGGGCGCTGCGCGGCGGGACCAACCCGCCGTCGCGGCTGGCCTTCATCGACGCCGGCGGCGCGGTCAACGAGTTTCCGGTCCGCGGCGAGGTAGGGCGCTTCAACCTCCGGCTGGAAGACACCGTCACCGACGGAAAGCTGCCGGTGGGCCGGGTGGTGATGGAAGTGCCGCTGGACCAGGCGCTGCAACCCGCCCTGCTGTCGGGGGGAATCGGCCTCGGCTCCATGGCCCTGCTGCTGCTGCTGGCCCGGATGGTCGGGCGCAAGGCCCTGGACCGCTCGCTGGCGGTGATCGAGGAAATCACCGGCAGCCTGTCGCGGCGCGTGGAAGAGCTGGAGGACGCCAGGGCGCAACTGGCCGCCCATTCGGCCCACCTGAAGATGGCCACCCAGGACATCACCCACGTGGCCCTGCTGACCACCCACCACCTGCGCGAGCCGCTGAGGACCATCTTGTCCTACTCGCAGCTTCTGGTGCGCTGGCACCAGGGCGGCGCCGAGGGAGACGAGGGCGCCGGTTACCTGGATTTCCTCAAATCCGGCGTCACCCGCATGCAGGCGCAGTTAAAGGCGCTGTCCAGCTATCTCGGCCTGCGCGAACGCGCCCTGATTCCGGCCAAGGTCTCCCTGGAGGACGCACTCAAGGTCGCCGGGCAAAGGCTCGACAACGCGGTCGAGCTCGAGTGGCGTGCGCTGCCCGAAGTGACGGCCGATGCCGAAATGATCGCCGACCTGTTCACCGAGCTGCTGGCCCATGCCGCCCGCCACCGCCACCCGGACATGAAGCCAATGGTAAGCGTCGGGACGCGCCCCCTGGACGGGGAATGGGAGCTCCGCTTCGCCGACAGCGGCCAGCCTTTGCCTGAGCGCGACCCCGAACGCATGTTCCACCTGCTGGTCCACGCCGAGGGCGGCGCCATGCGCCCCGGCCTGGCGGCGGCCCGTCTGATGGCCTTTCTGCTGGGCGGGACCCTGTGGGCCGAGGAAGGGGAGAACGGCCGGGGCGCCGTGCTGTGCCTCACCCTGCCCGCGCGAGCTTCCGGCGAGGCTCAGGACACCGAAGGCGCCGGTTCGGATACGGACACCGGACCGGACATGCTGTCCTCGACGGGTGGCTGA
- a CDS encoding PstS family phosphate ABC transporter substrate-binding protein produces the protein MAALAAAMPSRAETIRAAGTGVGIAIVRQLAEQYRRDHPDTPIWVPESVGTGGAVKGLAAGKLDVGILARPLKSGEVEGGASVPICRTPLVFYINAGRRDVTLSRRDLPALFANALPPFPGGEVRVLLRPSTDTGFIRLLETYPDLVPAVTAARDARGAVMALTDQDAMEMVEASRTLLTFGAFAPLLAEKRKLIAVPLDGVAPSRETLESGHPFPEIPLVLALPPSATAQARAFVDYARSPAASALLRANGCIPVSGP, from the coding sequence ATGGCGGCACTCGCTGCCGCCATGCCGTCACGGGCGGAAACCATACGCGCCGCCGGCACGGGCGTCGGCATCGCCATTGTCCGCCAGTTGGCGGAACAGTATCGGCGCGACCATCCCGACACCCCCATCTGGGTGCCGGAAAGCGTCGGCACCGGCGGCGCCGTCAAGGGTCTGGCCGCCGGCAAGCTGGACGTGGGCATCCTGGCCCGCCCCCTGAAATCCGGCGAGGTGGAGGGCGGCGCCTCGGTCCCCATTTGCCGCACGCCGCTGGTGTTCTACATCAACGCCGGACGCCGGGACGTGACCTTGAGCCGCCGCGATCTTCCCGCCCTGTTCGCCAATGCCCTGCCGCCGTTTCCCGGCGGCGAGGTGCGCGTGCTGCTGCGTCCCTCGACCGATACCGGCTTCATCCGGCTGCTTGAGACCTATCCCGACCTGGTTCCGGCGGTGACGGCTGCCCGCGACGCCCGCGGCGCGGTCATGGCGCTTACCGACCAGGACGCCATGGAGATGGTCGAGGCCAGCCGCACGCTGTTGACCTTCGGCGCCTTCGCCCCGTTGCTGGCGGAAAAGCGCAAGCTGATCGCCGTCCCCCTGGACGGCGTGGCGCCCAGCCGCGAGACGCTTGAAAGCGGCCATCCGTTCCCCGAAATCCCGCTGGTCCTGGCCTTGCCGCCCTCGGCCACGGCCCAGGCCCGGGCCTTCGTCGATTACGCCCGCTCGCCCGCCGCGTCGGCGTTGCTGCGCGCCAACGGCTGCATTCCCGTGTCCGGTCCCTGA
- the aroQ gene encoding type II 3-dehydroquinate dehydratase, with protein MVRNRPDPIISILNGPNLNMLGTRQPELYGSETLADIEAACRSHGASLGLAVEFSQTNMEGELVTRIQQCRGRAAGIVINAGAYTHTSVAILDALLAAEVPAIEVHLSNIHQRDSFRHHSYVAKAAKGMICGLGSHGYILALDALARLIKGNAEA; from the coding sequence ATGGTGAGAAACAGGCCCGATCCCATAATCAGCATTCTGAACGGTCCCAACCTCAACATGTTGGGCACCCGGCAGCCGGAGCTGTACGGGTCGGAGACTCTTGCCGACATCGAAGCCGCCTGCCGCAGCCACGGCGCGTCGCTTGGCCTGGCGGTGGAATTCTCGCAGACCAACATGGAAGGCGAGCTGGTCACCCGCATTCAGCAATGCCGCGGCCGCGCCGCCGGCATCGTCATCAATGCCGGGGCCTACACCCACACTTCGGTGGCGATTCTCGACGCCCTGCTGGCGGCCGAGGTCCCTGCCATCGAGGTTCACCTGTCCAACATTCACCAGCGGGATTCGTTCCGCCATCACTCTTACGTGGCCAAGGCGGCCAAGGGGATGATCTGCGGGCTGGGAAGCCACGGATACATCCTGGCGCTCGACGCGCTGGCCCGCCTGATCAAGGGAAATGCAGAGGCATAA
- a CDS encoding acetyl-CoA carboxylase biotin carboxyl carrier protein has product MGNKTPIDSELVRTLAALLDETNLTEIEYGVGEMRIRVARQAAPVAVHHAAPAAIGHAASMPAQASASDADHPGAVTSPMVGVAYLAPEPGSPKFVNPGDMVAEGQTIMLIEAMKTFNPIRAPRGGKLTRIFVTDGQPVEFGEPLLIIE; this is encoded by the coding sequence ATGGGCAACAAGACTCCCATCGACAGCGAACTGGTCCGCACCCTGGCGGCCCTGCTGGATGAAACTAACCTCACCGAGATCGAGTACGGTGTCGGCGAGATGCGCATCCGCGTCGCCCGCCAGGCGGCTCCGGTGGCCGTGCACCACGCCGCTCCGGCGGCCATCGGCCACGCCGCGTCCATGCCGGCCCAGGCGTCGGCCTCCGACGCCGACCATCCCGGCGCGGTGACCTCGCCCATGGTGGGCGTCGCCTATCTGGCGCCCGAGCCCGGCTCGCCCAAGTTCGTCAATCCCGGCGACATGGTGGCGGAAGGTCAGACCATCATGCTGATCGAGGCCATGAAGACCTTCAATCCCATCCGGGCGCCCCGGGGCGGCAAGCTGACCCGCATCTTCGTGACCGACGGCCAGCCGGTGGAATTCGGCGAGCCCCTGCTGATCATCGAATAG
- the accC gene encoding acetyl-CoA carboxylase biotin carboxylase subunit, whose protein sequence is MFEKVLIANRGEIALRIHRACREMGIRTVAVHSTADNDAMHVRLADEAVCIGPPSARDSYLNKAAILSAASITGADAIHPGYGFLSENADFAQMVEEHGFVFIGPTAEHIRMMGDKITAKQAAKDAGIPVVPGSEGSIDSEEQALSVAESIGYPVLIKATAGGGGKGMKVARNPEELVESWKLARNEAKAAFGNADVYMEKYLGKPRHIEMQILADNYGAVVHLGERDCSLQRKHQKVLEEAPSPALNADQRARIGKIACDAIAKLGYRNAGTIEFLYENGEFYFIEMNTRLQVEHPITEAITGIDLVREQIRIAAGAPLGYTQADVRFAGHALECRVNAEDPQTFTPCPGRIEGYHAPGGLGVRVDSGLYAGYRIPPHYDSMIAKLIVFGNTRNEALMRLRRALGEYVIEGVKTTLPLHNRLVQDADFVNGDYDIHWLEKWVAGHN, encoded by the coding sequence ATGTTCGAGAAGGTCCTCATCGCCAATCGGGGCGAGATCGCACTTCGGATCCATCGCGCCTGCCGCGAGATGGGCATCCGTACCGTGGCGGTGCATTCCACCGCCGACAACGACGCCATGCATGTGCGCCTCGCCGACGAGGCCGTGTGCATCGGCCCGCCCTCGGCCCGCGATTCGTACCTGAACAAGGCGGCGATCCTGTCGGCGGCCTCCATCACCGGGGCGGACGCCATCCATCCCGGCTACGGCTTTTTGTCCGAGAACGCCGACTTCGCCCAGATGGTGGAGGAGCACGGCTTCGTCTTCATCGGCCCGACCGCCGAGCACATCCGCATGATGGGCGACAAGATCACCGCCAAGCAGGCCGCCAAGGACGCCGGCATTCCGGTGGTGCCCGGCTCGGAAGGCTCTATCGATTCCGAGGAGCAGGCCCTGTCGGTGGCCGAATCCATCGGCTATCCCGTGCTGATCAAGGCCACCGCCGGCGGCGGCGGCAAGGGCATGAAGGTCGCCCGCAATCCGGAAGAGCTGGTCGAATCCTGGAAGCTGGCCCGCAACGAGGCCAAGGCCGCCTTCGGCAACGCCGACGTCTACATGGAAAAGTATCTCGGCAAGCCGCGCCACATCGAGATGCAGATCCTGGCCGACAATTACGGCGCCGTGGTCCATCTGGGCGAGCGCGACTGCTCTTTGCAGCGCAAGCACCAGAAGGTGCTGGAAGAGGCCCCGTCGCCGGCCTTGAACGCCGACCAGCGGGCCAGGATCGGCAAGATCGCCTGCGACGCCATCGCCAAGCTGGGCTACCGCAACGCCGGCACCATCGAATTCCTCTACGAGAACGGCGAGTTCTACTTCATCGAGATGAACACCCGCCTGCAGGTGGAGCATCCCATCACCGAGGCCATCACCGGCATCGATCTGGTCCGCGAGCAGATCCGCATCGCCGCCGGTGCGCCCCTGGGCTACACCCAGGCGGACGTGCGCTTCGCCGGCCATGCCCTGGAATGCCGCGTCAACGCCGAGGACCCGCAGACCTTCACGCCTTGTCCCGGCCGGATCGAGGGCTATCACGCCCCCGGCGGCCTGGGCGTGCGGGTGGATTCGGGGCTTTATGCCGGCTACCGCATTCCGCCCCATTACGATTCCATGATCGCCAAGCTGATCGTGTTCGGAAACACCCGCAACGAGGCGCTGATGCGTCTGCGCCGGGCGCTGGGCGAATACGTGATCGAGGGCGTCAAGACCACTCTGCCGCTGCACAATCGGCTGGTCCAGGATGCCGATTTCGTCAACGGCGACTACGATATCCACTGGCTGGAAAAGTGGGTGGCCGGGCATAACTGA
- the hemN gene encoding oxygen-independent coproporphyrinogen III oxidase: MRPDLAAKYDLRVPRYTSYPTAPHFHPGVTAETYKGWLGAIDPKLELSLYLHIAFCAEMCWFCGCHTKITKRYAPVAAYMDALWREVGLVAGALPTRMTARHVHFGGGSPTILSSEDFVRTIDLLKSRFILKAGAEVAVELDPRTADEAYVQAMAGAGVTRASIGVQDLDDKVQQAINRIQPYEVTERVVEWLGKHGVPEVNIDLIYGLPHQTLDGLLATIDKAVKGFKPKRVALFGYAHVPWMKKHQRLIPEDTLPDTETRWQQYEQGCKLLTETLGYVQIGLDHFAAPDDEMAIALKNKRLHRNFQGYTTDSATTLIGFGASGIGSLPQGYVVNDGEVHAYQRAMAEGRLATSRGVAITADDILRREIIERLMCDLEIDLDKVAARHGADGGQFGPELASLAPLQADGLVEVTGHRIHVTDEGRTLVRAVCAAFDRYLKAGEQRHSKAV, from the coding sequence ATGCGCCCCGATCTTGCGGCCAAGTACGACCTTCGCGTTCCCCGTTACACTTCCTATCCCACCGCGCCCCATTTCCATCCCGGCGTGACGGCGGAGACCTATAAGGGGTGGCTGGGGGCCATCGATCCCAAGCTGGAACTGTCCCTTTACCTCCACATCGCGTTTTGCGCCGAGATGTGCTGGTTCTGCGGCTGCCACACCAAGATCACCAAGCGCTACGCCCCCGTCGCCGCCTACATGGACGCCCTGTGGCGCGAGGTGGGTCTGGTGGCCGGGGCGCTGCCCACCCGCATGACGGCGCGCCACGTCCATTTCGGCGGCGGCTCGCCCACCATCCTCTCGTCCGAGGATTTCGTCCGCACCATCGACCTGTTGAAGTCCCGCTTCATCCTTAAAGCCGGCGCCGAGGTGGCGGTGGAGCTCGATCCCCGCACCGCCGACGAGGCCTATGTCCAGGCCATGGCCGGGGCGGGGGTGACGCGCGCCTCCATCGGCGTGCAGGACCTGGACGACAAGGTGCAGCAGGCCATCAACCGCATCCAGCCCTACGAGGTCACCGAGCGGGTGGTGGAATGGCTGGGCAAGCACGGCGTGCCCGAGGTCAACATCGACCTGATCTACGGCCTGCCGCACCAGACCCTGGACGGGCTGCTGGCCACCATCGACAAGGCGGTGAAGGGCTTTAAGCCCAAGCGGGTGGCCCTGTTCGGCTATGCCCACGTGCCGTGGATGAAGAAGCACCAGCGCCTGATCCCGGAAGACACCCTGCCCGACACCGAAACCCGCTGGCAACAGTATGAACAGGGCTGCAAGCTGCTGACCGAGACCCTGGGCTATGTCCAGATCGGCCTCGACCACTTCGCCGCCCCCGACGACGAAATGGCCATCGCGCTGAAGAACAAGCGGCTGCACCGCAACTTCCAGGGCTACACCACCGATTCCGCCACCACCCTGATCGGCTTCGGGGCGTCGGGCATCGGCTCGCTGCCCCAGGGCTACGTGGTCAATGACGGCGAGGTCCACGCCTACCAGCGCGCCATGGCCGAGGGGCGGCTCGCCACCTCGCGCGGCGTGGCCATTACCGCCGACGACATCCTGCGGCGCGAGATCATCGAGCGGCTGATGTGCGATCTGGAAATCGACCTGGACAAGGTGGCCGCCCGTCATGGCGCCGATGGCGGCCAGTTCGGCCCCGAGCTGGCCTCCCTGGCCCCCTTGCAGGCCGACGGGCTGGTGGAGGTGACGGGGCACCGCATCCATGTCACCGACGAGGGCCGCACCCTGGTGCGCGCCGTCTGCGCCGCCTTCGACCGCTATCTCAAGGCGGGCGAGCAGCGCCATTCCAAGGCGGTCTGA
- a CDS encoding deoxycytidylate deaminase: protein MTMSWHDYFMGFAQHAASKSKDPSTQVGAVAVGPDGEIRATGYNGLPRGVEDKPERMERPAKYLWTSHAEENLVAHAARVGVSLKGCTVYVTHYPCSRCARSLIQAGVAQIHVGDGTTSMPAEEFDTARVMFEESGVKVG from the coding sequence ATGACCATGAGCTGGCACGACTACTTCATGGGCTTCGCCCAGCACGCGGCGAGCAAGTCCAAGGACCCCAGCACCCAGGTGGGCGCCGTGGCGGTGGGGCCCGATGGCGAGATTCGCGCCACCGGCTACAACGGCCTGCCCAGGGGCGTCGAGGACAAGCCCGAGCGCATGGAGCGCCCGGCCAAGTACCTGTGGACCTCCCATGCCGAGGAAAACCTGGTGGCCCATGCCGCCCGGGTGGGGGTCAGCCTCAAGGGCTGCACCGTCTACGTCACCCACTATCCCTGCTCGCGTTGCGCCCGTTCGCTGATCCAGGCCGGGGTGGCGCAGATCCATGTGGGCGATGGCACCACCTCCATGCCCGCCGAGGAATTCGACACCGCCCGGGTGATGTTCGAGGAATCCGGCGTCAAGGTGGGGTAA
- a CDS encoding ribulose-bisphosphate carboxylase: protein MDQSKRYVNLGLREDDLIRGGRHVLCAYRMRPRAGYGYVETAAHFAAESSTGTNVEVCTTDDFTRGVDALVYHADEASGLMKIAYPVELFDRNIIDGKAMIASFLTLAVGNNQGMSDVDHAKMEDFWVPPDFLALFDGPAVNISHMWTVLGRPRENGGMVVGTIIKPKLGLRPKPFADACHQFWLGGDFIKNDEPQGNQVFAPFKETMILVADAMRRAQDETGIPKLFSANITADDPAEMIARGEFILKTFGENASHVAFLVDGFVAGPTAVTTCRRNFPGTFLHYHRAGHGAVTSRQSQRGYTVLVHMKMARLIGASGIHTGTMGYGKMEGAPDERMVAYMLERPLADGTHYRQDWGSMMACTPIISGGMNALRLPGFFDNLGHSNVIQTSGGGAFGHKDGPVAGALSLRQAHEAWQAGIDLVDYAQGHPELKAAFESFASDADRLYPGWRDRLRIAA from the coding sequence ATGGACCAGTCGAAGCGCTATGTGAATCTGGGATTGCGCGAGGACGACCTGATCAGGGGCGGCCGCCACGTGCTGTGCGCCTATCGCATGCGGCCCCGGGCCGGCTACGGCTATGTGGAGACCGCGGCCCACTTCGCCGCGGAATCCTCCACCGGCACCAATGTGGAGGTCTGCACCACCGACGACTTCACCCGTGGCGTCGATGCCCTGGTCTATCATGCCGACGAGGCCAGCGGGCTGATGAAGATCGCCTATCCGGTGGAGTTGTTCGACCGCAACATCATTGATGGCAAGGCGATGATCGCCTCGTTCCTGACGCTCGCCGTGGGCAACAACCAGGGCATGAGCGACGTGGACCACGCCAAGATGGAGGATTTCTGGGTGCCGCCCGACTTCCTGGCGCTGTTCGACGGCCCGGCGGTCAACATCTCCCACATGTGGACGGTGCTGGGCCGTCCGCGAGAGAACGGCGGCATGGTGGTCGGCACCATCATCAAGCCCAAGCTGGGCCTGCGGCCCAAGCCCTTCGCCGATGCCTGCCACCAGTTCTGGCTGGGCGGCGACTTCATCAAGAACGACGAGCCCCAGGGCAACCAGGTCTTCGCTCCCTTCAAGGAGACCATGATCCTGGTGGCCGATGCCATGCGCCGCGCCCAGGACGAGACCGGAATCCCCAAGCTGTTCTCCGCCAACATCACCGCCGACGATCCGGCCGAGATGATCGCGCGCGGCGAGTTCATTCTGAAGACCTTCGGCGAGAACGCCTCCCACGTGGCCTTCCTGGTGGACGGCTTCGTGGCCGGCCCCACGGCGGTCACCACCTGCCGGCGCAACTTCCCCGGAACCTTCCTGCACTACCACCGGGCGGGGCACGGCGCCGTCACCTCGCGCCAGTCCCAGCGCGGCTACACCGTCCTGGTGCACATGAAGATGGCCCGCCTGATCGGGGCCAGCGGCATCCATACCGGCACCATGGGGTACGGCAAGATGGAAGGCGCCCCCGACGAGAGGATGGTGGCCTACATGCTGGAGCGGCCATTGGCCGATGGAACCCATTACCGCCAGGATTGGGGCTCCATGATGGCCTGCACGCCGATCATCTCGGGCGGCATGAACGCGCTGCGGCTGCCGGGATTCTTCGACAATCTCGGCCATTCCAACGTCATCCAGACCTCGGGCGGCGGCGCCTTCGGGCACAAGGACGGCCCCGTCGCCGGCGCCCTGTCGTTGCGCCAGGCGCACGAGGCGTGGCAGGCGGGAATCGATCTGGTGGATTACGCCCAGGGCCACCCTGAACTTAAGGCTGCCTTCGAATCCTTTGCGTCCGACGCGGATCGGCTGTATCCCGGCTGGCGAGATCGCCTGCGCATCGCCGCTTGA
- a CDS encoding phosphoribulokinase produces the protein MSRKHPVIAVTGSSGAGTSTVKEAFEHMFRREGIKPAVVEGDSFHRYNRADMKRAMKEAEKTGSRTFSHFGPEANLFPQLEELFASYGDTGRGKRRFYVHNEEEAARFAHLGVASGEFTPWEDLPEDTDCLFYEGLHGCVATKDNNVAQHVDLKIGVVPVINLEWIQKIHRDTSERGYSEEAVMDTILRRMHDYVHYVVPQFKLTDINFQRVPIVDTSDPIIARDIPTADESLVVIRFRKPDRFRVDFPFLLQMLKDSWMSRRNTIVVPGGKMGLAMELILTPILRRIMEDRRALLG, from the coding sequence GTGTCGAGAAAACATCCGGTCATCGCCGTTACCGGCTCGTCGGGGGCGGGGACCAGCACGGTCAAGGAAGCCTTCGAACACATGTTCCGCCGTGAAGGCATCAAGCCGGCGGTGGTCGAGGGCGACAGCTTCCACCGCTACAACCGCGCCGACATGAAGAGGGCCATGAAGGAGGCCGAGAAGACCGGCAGCCGTACCTTCAGCCATTTCGGCCCCGAGGCGAACCTGTTCCCCCAGCTCGAGGAGCTGTTCGCCTCGTACGGCGATACCGGGCGGGGCAAGCGGCGCTTTTACGTCCACAACGAGGAGGAGGCGGCCCGCTTCGCCCATCTGGGCGTTGCTTCAGGCGAGTTCACCCCGTGGGAGGACTTGCCCGAGGATACCGACTGCCTGTTCTATGAAGGCCTGCACGGCTGCGTGGCCACCAAGGACAACAACGTCGCCCAGCACGTGGACCTGAAGATCGGCGTGGTGCCGGTGATCAATCTGGAATGGATTCAGAAGATTCACCGCGACACCTCCGAACGCGGCTATTCGGAAGAGGCGGTGATGGACACCATCCTGCGCCGCATGCACGACTACGTTCACTACGTGGTGCCGCAGTTCAAGCTGACCGACATCAACTTCCAGCGGGTGCCCATCGTCGACACCTCGGACCCCATCATCGCCCGCGATATTCCCACCGCCGACGAGAGCCTGGTGGTGATCCGCTTCAGGAAGCCCGACCGCTTTCGCGTCGATTTCCCCTTCCTGCTGCAGATGCTCAAGGATTCGTGGATGAGCCGGCGCAACACCATCGTGGTGCCGGGCGGCAAGATGGGGCTGGCCATGGAACTGATCCTCACCCCCATCCTGCGCCGCATCATGGAGGACCGCCGCGCCCTGCTGGGGTGA
- the nudC gene encoding NAD(+) diphosphatase: MTTAILYSGLGLDRAHCLRRDGDIAELMRRPGARFTLYWRGRQLVAGTPPAIRWLDRAYGLRLAEATAGNCLLLGEDGAGPLLALDVSGLEAGENGPEMGGNWVWLRSVGGLLPAQDSALLAYARGVLVWREKTRFCASCGGALLVQDSGHSTRCASPSCGALHFPRTDPAIIMLVTDPAGRALLGRQPVWTPGMYSCLAGFVEPGEALEDAVAREVWEEAGIKIRSTTYVASQPWPFPSSLMIGFNAMAEGGEPVADPHEIEDVRWFTRDEVSTFGEADRPGAEGRFLPRRDSIARVLVEAWLKG; this comes from the coding sequence ATGACCACCGCCATTCTCTATTCCGGTCTCGGCCTGGATCGCGCTCATTGCCTCCGCCGAGACGGGGACATCGCCGAGCTCATGCGCCGTCCGGGCGCCCGCTTCACCCTCTACTGGCGCGGCCGCCAGCTGGTGGCCGGCACCCCGCCCGCCATCCGCTGGCTCGACCGCGCCTATGGCCTGCGCCTTGCCGAGGCCACCGCCGGCAATTGCCTGCTGCTGGGCGAGGATGGGGCGGGGCCGTTGCTGGCGCTCGACGTCTCGGGACTGGAAGCGGGCGAGAACGGGCCGGAAATGGGCGGCAACTGGGTGTGGCTGCGCTCGGTGGGCGGATTGCTGCCCGCCCAGGATTCCGCCCTGCTGGCCTATGCCCGGGGCGTGCTGGTCTGGCGCGAGAAGACCCGGTTCTGCGCGTCCTGCGGCGGCGCGCTGCTGGTCCAGGATTCCGGCCATTCGACCAGATGCGCCTCCCCCTCCTGCGGCGCCCTGCATTTCCCCCGTACCGACCCGGCCATCATCATGCTGGTCACCGATCCGGCGGGCCGCGCCCTGCTTGGCCGCCAGCCGGTTTGGACGCCCGGCATGTATTCCTGCCTGGCCGGCTTCGTCGAGCCGGGGGAAGCGCTGGAAGACGCCGTGGCCCGCGAAGTGTGGGAGGAGGCCGGCATCAAAATCCGCTCAACCACGTACGTAGCGAGTCAGCCCTGGCCCTTCCCCTCCTCCCTGATGATCGGCTTCAACGCCATGGCCGAAGGGGGCGAGCCGGTGGCCGACCCGCACGAGATCGAGGACGTGCGCTGGTTCACACGCGACGAGGTCAGCACCTTCGGCGAGGCCGACCGCCCCGGCGCCGAAGGCCGCTTCCTGCCCCGCCGGGATTCCATCGCCCGGGTGCTGGTGGAGGCTTGGCTGAAGGGCTGA